The Geodermatophilaceae bacterium NBWT11 genome has a segment encoding these proteins:
- a CDS encoding acyl-ACP desaturase produces MPETPTTAALLQELEPVVEENLNRHEKMAQEWHPHDYVPWSEGRDFAFLGGEDWAPEQSRLDETAKAAMITNLLTEDNLPSYHREIATRFSRDGAWGTWVGRWTAEENRHGIAIRDYLVVTRGVDPVELERARMDYMTSGYDSGDKTPLEAVAYVSFQELATRVSHRNTGKATGDPIADQMLARIAKDENLHMVFYRNIVGAALDIAPDETMRAIANEVINFEMPGATMAGFRKNSTIIAKAGIYDLRLHHDDVVAPILRHWKVFERSGFGPEGEKAREELALFMSGLDAQATKFVESRQRMRDRLQARQDSQIAPLAQA; encoded by the coding sequence CCACTGCCGCCCTGCTGCAGGAGCTGGAGCCGGTCGTCGAGGAGAACCTCAACCGGCACGAGAAGATGGCCCAGGAGTGGCACCCGCACGACTACGTGCCGTGGTCCGAGGGTCGGGACTTCGCCTTCCTCGGTGGCGAGGACTGGGCGCCGGAGCAGTCGCGACTGGACGAGACCGCCAAGGCCGCGATGATCACCAACCTGCTCACCGAGGACAACCTCCCCAGCTACCACCGCGAGATCGCGACCCGGTTCAGCCGGGACGGCGCCTGGGGCACCTGGGTGGGCCGCTGGACCGCCGAGGAGAACCGGCACGGCATCGCCATCCGCGACTACCTCGTCGTCACCCGCGGGGTCGACCCGGTCGAGCTCGAGCGCGCCCGGATGGACTACATGACCTCCGGCTACGACTCCGGGGACAAGACACCGCTGGAGGCCGTCGCGTACGTGTCCTTCCAGGAGCTGGCGACCCGCGTCAGCCACCGCAACACCGGCAAGGCCACCGGCGACCCGATCGCCGACCAGATGCTCGCCCGGATCGCCAAGGACGAGAACCTGCACATGGTCTTCTACCGGAACATCGTCGGTGCGGCGCTGGACATCGCCCCCGACGAGACCATGCGGGCGATCGCGAACGAGGTGATCAACTTCGAGATGCCCGGTGCCACGATGGCCGGCTTCCGGAAGAACTCCACCATCATCGCCAAGGCCGGCATCTACGACCTGCGCCTGCACCACGACGACGTCGTCGCCCCGATCCTGCGCCACTGGAAGGTCTTCGAGCGCTCCGGCTTCGGCCCCGAGGGCGAGAAGGCCCGCGAGGAGCTGGCGCTGTTCATGAGCGGCCTCGACGCCCAGGCCACCAAGTTCGTGGAGTCCCGGCAGCGGATGCGCGACCGGCTGCAGGCGCGGCAGGACAGCCAGATCGCGCCCCTCGCCCAGGCCTGA